One genomic window of Mycteria americana isolate JAX WOST 10 ecotype Jacksonville Zoo and Gardens chromosome 6, USCA_MyAme_1.0, whole genome shotgun sequence includes the following:
- the PATL2 gene encoding protein PAT1 homolog 2 isoform X2 — MAEGGEPVILEDYLLVEDVPLLEEMAEEDEELDLYNEMTFGLDRDSTEEDAAKPLMPPETSPELAKVVAEETEAGEELGSGAAEQLEELGEPQEEGGMELEVEQVISELEEEEEELGTEEQEEDQDPSEEPNDLGDPAVMRAVQSKPTLESQDSAVLDSRIGTCWAEFGKEDMLAMDPVVWGSCPGSIPPHHVLEDKAILQVLERPPPSTNMALDFLGSPMQRGYGGSPRLKHPGFRLMSPKSFPQRFLRQSPLMPRSLCSPRPFTPARRPSPLFASNQTAGYAAPTPFRPISPHISPPQPLTMHFGPVSPSLDPALFFSPSASSQLNLSTPSHMTQLHPQHQRILTQRQQQGGQAQSISPKKLWSPKVDPYAGLMTSKEKDWVVKVEMIQLQSENMDDDYYYQTYYQRLERKQAEEELLGRRNKQEPPKLVTPFIQKVETYDSVVRIAGSLGQVAVSTCYSPRRAIDAVHHALVEEAAGSHRLRALHRIEKLFLQLLEVEEMQRKMSLAPEEQQPCCQEQKSQEVERIYQALKIRACSSEEEAEDEFLQLLCVQKGKKLTARLLPHLPREQAEKILLTITHHLPFLMKKDVLDESLPLLYSPLNEVVGGMTFSNLIKVLQEMTRPLPKSPELPLTMALKNQFGISLLYSLLSHGERLLSSDVPLEPCGGDFEMWTDMVFLVARELSQVPKASLVEPLFLPSNLLSLFCRYLDKQTIHHLEAKMECSPLLSEAAMLC, encoded by the exons aTGGCGGAGGGCGGCGAGCCGGTT ATCCTCGAAGACTACCTGCTAGTGGAAGATGTGCCTCTGCTGGAGGAGATGGCCGAGGAGGACGAAGAGCTTGACCTGTACAACGAGATGACTTTTGGGTTAG ACCGAGACTCCACTGAGGAGGACGCCGCAAAACCCCTGATGCCTCCAGAGACAAGCCCTGAGCTGGCCAAAGTGGTGGCAGAGGAGACCGAGGCTGGGGAAGAACTGGGGTCTGGAGCGgctgagcagctggaggagctgggagagccCCAGGAGGAAGGTGGGATGGAGCTGGAGGTTGAACAGGTCATCTCCGAgttggaggaagaggaggaggagctgggaactgaggaacaggaggaagatcAGGACCCCAGCGAGGAGCCCAATGACCTGGGAGACCCGGCGGTGATGAGAGCTGTGCAGAGCAAACCCACCCTGGAG AGCCAGGACTCGGCAGTGCTGGACAGCAGGATTGGCACTTGCTGGGCAGAGTTTGGCAAAGAGGACATG ctggcGATGGATCCTGTGGTGTGgggctcctgccctggcagcatcCCACCCCACCACGTGCTGGAG GATAAAGCCATCCTCCAGGTCCTGGAGAGGCCCCCACCATCCACCAACATGGCCCTCGACTTCCTCGGCTCCCCCATGCAGAGGGGCTACGGGGGCTCTCCCCGGCTTAAGCACCCTGGCTTCAGACTGATGTCCCCTAAGTCCTTCCCCCAGCGCTTTCTCCGGCAG TCACCTCTGATGCCTCGCTCACTGTGCTCCCCTCGGCCCTTCACGCCAGCTCGCAGACCCTCTCCACTCTTTGCTTCTAACCAG aCCGCAGGGTATGCAGCTCCGACTCCTTTCAGGCCCATATCACCCCACATCAGCCCACCACAGCCTCTCACCATGCACTTTGGTCCTGTGTCTCCCTCTTTGGACCCTGCTCTCTTCTTCAGTCCATCGGCCAGCAGCCAGCTGAACCTCAG CACACCTAGTCATATGACCcagctgcacccccagcaccagcGGATCCTGACCCAGCGGCAGCAGCAAGGTGGGCAGGCGCAGAG CATCTCCCCCAAGAAGCTGTGGTCTCCTAAAGTGGATCCTTATGCTGGGCTGATGACCTCCAAGGAGAAGGACTGGGTTGTTAAGGTGGAGATGATCCAGCTGCAGAGTGAGAATATGGATGATGACTACTACTACCAG ACATACTACCAGCGGCTGGAGCGCaaacaggcagaggaggaacTCCTTGGCCGGCGCAACAAGCAGGAACCCCCCAAGCTGGTCACGCCGTTCATCCAGAAAGTTGAGACGTATGACTCCG TGGTGCGCATTGCGGGCTCGCTGGGCCAGGTTGCAGTGTCCACCTGCTACAGCCCTCGCCGGGCCATTGATGCTGTGCACCATGCCCTTGTGGAGGAG GCTGCAGGGAGCCATCGGCTTCGGGCACTGCACAGGATTGAGAAG ctttttctgcagctgctggaagtgGAAGAGATGCAGCGGAAGATGTCTCTGGccccagaggagcagcagccctgctgtcaGGAGCAGAAAAGCCAAGAAGTGGAGCGTATCTACCAAGCCTTGAAAATCAGGGCTTGCAGCAGTGAAGA ggaggcagaggatgaATTCTTGCAACTCCTGTGTGTGCAGAAGGGCAAGAAGCTCACAGCCCGGCTGCTGCCCCACCTGCCCCGGGAGCAAGCGGAGAAGATCCTGCTGACCATCACCCACCACCTGCCCTTCCTCATGAAGAAGGATGTGTTGGATGAG tCTCTCCCCCTGCTCTACAGCCCGTTGAATGAGGTAGTGGGCGGGATGACCTTCAGCAATCTCATCAAGGTCCTGCAGGAGATGACCAGGCCTCTGCCCAAGTCCCCTGAACTCCCCCTCACCATGGCCTTGAAGAACCAG TTTGGGATCTCCTTGCTCTACTCCCTACTGAGCCATGGTGAGAGGCTGCTGTCCTCCGATGTGCCGCTGGAGCCGTGTGGCGGGGACTTTGAGATGTG GACAGACATGGTGTTCCTGGTTGCCCGGGAGCTGTCACAAGTGCCCAAGGCCTCGCTGGTGGAGCCTCTCTTCTTGCCCAGCAACCTTCTGTCACTCTTCTGCCGCTACCTGGACAAGCAGACCATCCACCACCTGGAAGCCAAGATGGA GTGCTCCCCGCTGCTGTCAGAGGCTGCCATGCTGTGCTGA
- the PATL2 gene encoding protein PAT1 homolog 2 isoform X1, whose product MAEGGEPVILEDYLLVEDVPLLEEMAEEDEELDLYNEMTFGLDRDSTEEDAAKPLMPPETSPELAKVVAEETEAGEELGSGAAEQLEELGEPQEEGGMELEVEQVISELEEEEEELGTEEQEEDQDPSEEPNDLGDPAVMRAVQSKPTLESQDSAVLDSRIGTCWAEFGKEDMLAMDPVVWGSCPGSIPPHHVLEDKAILQVLERPPPSTNMALDFLGSPMQRGYGGSPRLKHPGFRLMSPKSFPQRFLRQQSPLMPRSLCSPRPFTPARRPSPLFASNQTAGYAAPTPFRPISPHISPPQPLTMHFGPVSPSLDPALFFSPSASSQLNLSTPSHMTQLHPQHQRILTQRQQQGGQAQSISPKKLWSPKVDPYAGLMTSKEKDWVVKVEMIQLQSENMDDDYYYQTYYQRLERKQAEEELLGRRNKQEPPKLVTPFIQKVETYDSVVRIAGSLGQVAVSTCYSPRRAIDAVHHALVEEAAGSHRLRALHRIEKLFLQLLEVEEMQRKMSLAPEEQQPCCQEQKSQEVERIYQALKIRACSSEEEAEDEFLQLLCVQKGKKLTARLLPHLPREQAEKILLTITHHLPFLMKKDVLDESLPLLYSPLNEVVGGMTFSNLIKVLQEMTRPLPKSPELPLTMALKNQFGISLLYSLLSHGERLLSSDVPLEPCGGDFEMWTDMVFLVARELSQVPKASLVEPLFLPSNLLSLFCRYLDKQTIHHLEAKMECSPLLSEAAMLC is encoded by the exons aTGGCGGAGGGCGGCGAGCCGGTT ATCCTCGAAGACTACCTGCTAGTGGAAGATGTGCCTCTGCTGGAGGAGATGGCCGAGGAGGACGAAGAGCTTGACCTGTACAACGAGATGACTTTTGGGTTAG ACCGAGACTCCACTGAGGAGGACGCCGCAAAACCCCTGATGCCTCCAGAGACAAGCCCTGAGCTGGCCAAAGTGGTGGCAGAGGAGACCGAGGCTGGGGAAGAACTGGGGTCTGGAGCGgctgagcagctggaggagctgggagagccCCAGGAGGAAGGTGGGATGGAGCTGGAGGTTGAACAGGTCATCTCCGAgttggaggaagaggaggaggagctgggaactgaggaacaggaggaagatcAGGACCCCAGCGAGGAGCCCAATGACCTGGGAGACCCGGCGGTGATGAGAGCTGTGCAGAGCAAACCCACCCTGGAG AGCCAGGACTCGGCAGTGCTGGACAGCAGGATTGGCACTTGCTGGGCAGAGTTTGGCAAAGAGGACATG ctggcGATGGATCCTGTGGTGTGgggctcctgccctggcagcatcCCACCCCACCACGTGCTGGAG GATAAAGCCATCCTCCAGGTCCTGGAGAGGCCCCCACCATCCACCAACATGGCCCTCGACTTCCTCGGCTCCCCCATGCAGAGGGGCTACGGGGGCTCTCCCCGGCTTAAGCACCCTGGCTTCAGACTGATGTCCCCTAAGTCCTTCCCCCAGCGCTTTCTCCGGCAG CAGTCACCTCTGATGCCTCGCTCACTGTGCTCCCCTCGGCCCTTCACGCCAGCTCGCAGACCCTCTCCACTCTTTGCTTCTAACCAG aCCGCAGGGTATGCAGCTCCGACTCCTTTCAGGCCCATATCACCCCACATCAGCCCACCACAGCCTCTCACCATGCACTTTGGTCCTGTGTCTCCCTCTTTGGACCCTGCTCTCTTCTTCAGTCCATCGGCCAGCAGCCAGCTGAACCTCAG CACACCTAGTCATATGACCcagctgcacccccagcaccagcGGATCCTGACCCAGCGGCAGCAGCAAGGTGGGCAGGCGCAGAG CATCTCCCCCAAGAAGCTGTGGTCTCCTAAAGTGGATCCTTATGCTGGGCTGATGACCTCCAAGGAGAAGGACTGGGTTGTTAAGGTGGAGATGATCCAGCTGCAGAGTGAGAATATGGATGATGACTACTACTACCAG ACATACTACCAGCGGCTGGAGCGCaaacaggcagaggaggaacTCCTTGGCCGGCGCAACAAGCAGGAACCCCCCAAGCTGGTCACGCCGTTCATCCAGAAAGTTGAGACGTATGACTCCG TGGTGCGCATTGCGGGCTCGCTGGGCCAGGTTGCAGTGTCCACCTGCTACAGCCCTCGCCGGGCCATTGATGCTGTGCACCATGCCCTTGTGGAGGAG GCTGCAGGGAGCCATCGGCTTCGGGCACTGCACAGGATTGAGAAG ctttttctgcagctgctggaagtgGAAGAGATGCAGCGGAAGATGTCTCTGGccccagaggagcagcagccctgctgtcaGGAGCAGAAAAGCCAAGAAGTGGAGCGTATCTACCAAGCCTTGAAAATCAGGGCTTGCAGCAGTGAAGA ggaggcagaggatgaATTCTTGCAACTCCTGTGTGTGCAGAAGGGCAAGAAGCTCACAGCCCGGCTGCTGCCCCACCTGCCCCGGGAGCAAGCGGAGAAGATCCTGCTGACCATCACCCACCACCTGCCCTTCCTCATGAAGAAGGATGTGTTGGATGAG tCTCTCCCCCTGCTCTACAGCCCGTTGAATGAGGTAGTGGGCGGGATGACCTTCAGCAATCTCATCAAGGTCCTGCAGGAGATGACCAGGCCTCTGCCCAAGTCCCCTGAACTCCCCCTCACCATGGCCTTGAAGAACCAG TTTGGGATCTCCTTGCTCTACTCCCTACTGAGCCATGGTGAGAGGCTGCTGTCCTCCGATGTGCCGCTGGAGCCGTGTGGCGGGGACTTTGAGATGTG GACAGACATGGTGTTCCTGGTTGCCCGGGAGCTGTCACAAGTGCCCAAGGCCTCGCTGGTGGAGCCTCTCTTCTTGCCCAGCAACCTTCTGTCACTCTTCTGCCGCTACCTGGACAAGCAGACCATCCACCACCTGGAAGCCAAGATGGA GTGCTCCCCGCTGCTGTCAGAGGCTGCCATGCTGTGCTGA
- the PATL2 gene encoding protein PAT1 homolog 2 isoform X3, with protein sequence MAEEDEELDLYNEMTFGLDRDSTEEDAAKPLMPPETSPELAKVVAEETEAGEELGSGAAEQLEELGEPQEEGGMELEVEQVISELEEEEEELGTEEQEEDQDPSEEPNDLGDPAVMRAVQSKPTLESQDSAVLDSRIGTCWAEFGKEDMLAMDPVVWGSCPGSIPPHHVLEDKAILQVLERPPPSTNMALDFLGSPMQRGYGGSPRLKHPGFRLMSPKSFPQRFLRQQSPLMPRSLCSPRPFTPARRPSPLFASNQTAGYAAPTPFRPISPHISPPQPLTMHFGPVSPSLDPALFFSPSASSQLNLSTPSHMTQLHPQHQRILTQRQQQGGQAQSISPKKLWSPKVDPYAGLMTSKEKDWVVKVEMIQLQSENMDDDYYYQTYYQRLERKQAEEELLGRRNKQEPPKLVTPFIQKVETYDSVVRIAGSLGQVAVSTCYSPRRAIDAVHHALVEEAAGSHRLRALHRIEKLFLQLLEVEEMQRKMSLAPEEQQPCCQEQKSQEVERIYQALKIRACSSEEEAEDEFLQLLCVQKGKKLTARLLPHLPREQAEKILLTITHHLPFLMKKDVLDESLPLLYSPLNEVVGGMTFSNLIKVLQEMTRPLPKSPELPLTMALKNQFGISLLYSLLSHGERLLSSDVPLEPCGGDFEMWTDMVFLVARELSQVPKASLVEPLFLPSNLLSLFCRYLDKQTIHHLEAKMECSPLLSEAAMLC encoded by the exons ATGGCCGAGGAGGACGAAGAGCTTGACCTGTACAACGAGATGACTTTTGGGTTAG ACCGAGACTCCACTGAGGAGGACGCCGCAAAACCCCTGATGCCTCCAGAGACAAGCCCTGAGCTGGCCAAAGTGGTGGCAGAGGAGACCGAGGCTGGGGAAGAACTGGGGTCTGGAGCGgctgagcagctggaggagctgggagagccCCAGGAGGAAGGTGGGATGGAGCTGGAGGTTGAACAGGTCATCTCCGAgttggaggaagaggaggaggagctgggaactgaggaacaggaggaagatcAGGACCCCAGCGAGGAGCCCAATGACCTGGGAGACCCGGCGGTGATGAGAGCTGTGCAGAGCAAACCCACCCTGGAG AGCCAGGACTCGGCAGTGCTGGACAGCAGGATTGGCACTTGCTGGGCAGAGTTTGGCAAAGAGGACATG ctggcGATGGATCCTGTGGTGTGgggctcctgccctggcagcatcCCACCCCACCACGTGCTGGAG GATAAAGCCATCCTCCAGGTCCTGGAGAGGCCCCCACCATCCACCAACATGGCCCTCGACTTCCTCGGCTCCCCCATGCAGAGGGGCTACGGGGGCTCTCCCCGGCTTAAGCACCCTGGCTTCAGACTGATGTCCCCTAAGTCCTTCCCCCAGCGCTTTCTCCGGCAG CAGTCACCTCTGATGCCTCGCTCACTGTGCTCCCCTCGGCCCTTCACGCCAGCTCGCAGACCCTCTCCACTCTTTGCTTCTAACCAG aCCGCAGGGTATGCAGCTCCGACTCCTTTCAGGCCCATATCACCCCACATCAGCCCACCACAGCCTCTCACCATGCACTTTGGTCCTGTGTCTCCCTCTTTGGACCCTGCTCTCTTCTTCAGTCCATCGGCCAGCAGCCAGCTGAACCTCAG CACACCTAGTCATATGACCcagctgcacccccagcaccagcGGATCCTGACCCAGCGGCAGCAGCAAGGTGGGCAGGCGCAGAG CATCTCCCCCAAGAAGCTGTGGTCTCCTAAAGTGGATCCTTATGCTGGGCTGATGACCTCCAAGGAGAAGGACTGGGTTGTTAAGGTGGAGATGATCCAGCTGCAGAGTGAGAATATGGATGATGACTACTACTACCAG ACATACTACCAGCGGCTGGAGCGCaaacaggcagaggaggaacTCCTTGGCCGGCGCAACAAGCAGGAACCCCCCAAGCTGGTCACGCCGTTCATCCAGAAAGTTGAGACGTATGACTCCG TGGTGCGCATTGCGGGCTCGCTGGGCCAGGTTGCAGTGTCCACCTGCTACAGCCCTCGCCGGGCCATTGATGCTGTGCACCATGCCCTTGTGGAGGAG GCTGCAGGGAGCCATCGGCTTCGGGCACTGCACAGGATTGAGAAG ctttttctgcagctgctggaagtgGAAGAGATGCAGCGGAAGATGTCTCTGGccccagaggagcagcagccctgctgtcaGGAGCAGAAAAGCCAAGAAGTGGAGCGTATCTACCAAGCCTTGAAAATCAGGGCTTGCAGCAGTGAAGA ggaggcagaggatgaATTCTTGCAACTCCTGTGTGTGCAGAAGGGCAAGAAGCTCACAGCCCGGCTGCTGCCCCACCTGCCCCGGGAGCAAGCGGAGAAGATCCTGCTGACCATCACCCACCACCTGCCCTTCCTCATGAAGAAGGATGTGTTGGATGAG tCTCTCCCCCTGCTCTACAGCCCGTTGAATGAGGTAGTGGGCGGGATGACCTTCAGCAATCTCATCAAGGTCCTGCAGGAGATGACCAGGCCTCTGCCCAAGTCCCCTGAACTCCCCCTCACCATGGCCTTGAAGAACCAG TTTGGGATCTCCTTGCTCTACTCCCTACTGAGCCATGGTGAGAGGCTGCTGTCCTCCGATGTGCCGCTGGAGCCGTGTGGCGGGGACTTTGAGATGTG GACAGACATGGTGTTCCTGGTTGCCCGGGAGCTGTCACAAGTGCCCAAGGCCTCGCTGGTGGAGCCTCTCTTCTTGCCCAGCAACCTTCTGTCACTCTTCTGCCGCTACCTGGACAAGCAGACCATCCACCACCTGGAAGCCAAGATGGA GTGCTCCCCGCTGCTGTCAGAGGCTGCCATGCTGTGCTGA
- the B2M gene encoding beta-2-microglobulin — MELAVKVGVLVLIALVGLGEADEAPKVEVYSRKRVTPGEENTLNCFVSGFHPPKIDISLLKNGEPMSNVKYTDMSFNDKWHFQRLVYAPFTPKKGDVYVCRVAHSTFREPQSFRWDEDF; from the exons ATGGAGCTGGCGGTGAAGGTGGGGGTCCTGGTGCTGATCGCACTGGTCGGCCTGGGGGAGGCAGATG aggcaccaaAGGTGGAGGTGTACTCCCGCAAACGTGTCACACCTGGAGAGGAAAACACCCTCAACTGCTTTGTGAGTGGTTTCCACCCTCCAAAGATTGACATCTCCCTCCTCAAGAACGGGGAGCCCATGAGCAACGTGAAATACACGGACATGTCCTTCAATGACAAGTGGCATTTCCAGCGCCTGGTGTACGCGCCATTCACTCCCAAGAAGGGCGACGTCTACGTTTGCAGGGTGGCCCATTCCACCTTCAGAGAGCCGCAGTCATTCCGATGGG ATGAAGACTTCTAA